The following coding sequences lie in one Sinorhizobium fredii USDA 257 genomic window:
- a CDS encoding ABC transporter ATP-binding protein, which produces MTKARKEKLEAKDIHVVFGGVRALSGVNLALRAGDILGLIGPNGAGKTTMVNVLTGFQKPAPGAVVVDGEDISALSARKMAQFGIGRSFQSARLFRGLTVTENLVVAGLGIGLSRRSAVAQAEDILNWVGYRHGPDHRCDSLPYSDERRISIARALALQPSFVLLDEPASGMNDQECEQLMETIVNIPRRFGCGVMLIEHNMQVIMGVCHRIHVLDGGKSLAEGTPDEIRKDPNVLRAYLGNKGSHKDAII; this is translated from the coding sequence ATGACGAAGGCTCGTAAGGAAAAGCTTGAGGCGAAGGACATACACGTCGTTTTCGGCGGGGTTCGGGCGCTCAGTGGTGTTAATCTCGCCCTGCGTGCGGGTGACATTTTGGGGCTGATCGGCCCAAATGGCGCAGGCAAGACCACTATGGTCAACGTCTTAACAGGCTTTCAAAAGCCCGCGCCCGGCGCCGTCGTTGTCGACGGAGAAGACATTTCGGCATTGTCAGCGCGCAAGATGGCACAGTTCGGCATCGGACGGAGCTTTCAATCGGCACGGCTGTTCCGTGGACTTACGGTAACGGAAAACCTGGTTGTAGCTGGGCTTGGCATTGGCTTGTCCCGCAGGAGCGCTGTCGCGCAGGCAGAAGATATATTGAACTGGGTCGGTTATCGACACGGCCCCGACCACAGGTGCGATTCACTGCCGTATAGTGACGAACGTCGGATAAGCATCGCTCGGGCGCTCGCACTACAGCCCTCTTTTGTCCTTCTCGATGAACCCGCTTCCGGCATGAATGATCAGGAGTGCGAGCAACTTATGGAGACAATCGTCAACATCCCTCGTCGCTTTGGGTGTGGCGTCATGCTGATCGAACACAATATGCAAGTCATTATGGGCGTCTGTCATCGGATACATGTGCTCGACGGCGGGAAGAGCCTTGCTGAAGGCACCCCGGACGAGATCAGGAAAGATCCAAACGTCTTACGCGCTTACCTTGGAAACAAGGGCTCACACAAAGATGCAATCATTTAG
- a CDS encoding ABC transporter substrate-binding protein, with amino-acid sequence MKLNMRPIVRLSVSGLAIALAGWASVAQAEEPIKVGFATALSGWLAAYDEEPHKAAVLKIEEINKAGGLLGRQIEYNVIDTKTDPTVATSAAASLVDWGANVLIVPPDYDMGSPAALVAQNAGTIAISTGASDPKMGAQGVGPYVFTAHTAGQAAGIVMAEYAFKKLNMKTAYMLEDVSMEATKSSCAGFVAAWKAAGGSLSGRDTFQKEDPSIAAQITRIKGLQEEPDFIFMCSSLPEGPSAVRQIRAAGIDLPILSDTGMSGNFWLNGVPGLKDFYVPTLMSINGGDPRPEINAFLEKYKARWGALPITEFSVLGYCAIEQWARAVEKAQSVESDAVLAVMNQFRDEPITCGPTSYTDQIHIQVSRPQLIMKVENGAFRPQELYRNEFVPDLKLLLRSGQ; translated from the coding sequence ATGAAATTGAACATGCGACCTATTGTGCGTCTAAGCGTAAGTGGTCTGGCGATTGCACTTGCAGGCTGGGCCTCTGTTGCTCAGGCGGAGGAGCCAATCAAGGTGGGGTTTGCGACTGCTCTTTCGGGTTGGCTCGCGGCCTACGATGAAGAGCCGCACAAAGCGGCGGTCCTTAAAATTGAGGAAATCAACAAGGCCGGCGGACTGTTGGGGCGTCAGATTGAATACAACGTGATCGATACGAAAACCGATCCAACCGTCGCCACCAGTGCTGCGGCCTCCCTTGTCGATTGGGGCGCCAATGTACTTATCGTGCCTCCCGACTACGACATGGGCTCTCCGGCCGCTCTGGTCGCACAGAACGCGGGCACCATCGCCATCTCGACCGGTGCGAGCGACCCCAAGATGGGCGCACAGGGCGTTGGTCCGTATGTGTTCACGGCGCACACTGCCGGCCAGGCCGCGGGCATCGTCATGGCCGAATACGCCTTCAAGAAGCTGAACATGAAGACCGCCTACATGCTTGAGGATGTTTCCATGGAGGCCACGAAGTCGTCATGTGCGGGCTTCGTCGCGGCCTGGAAAGCCGCTGGAGGCTCACTTTCGGGAAGAGACACTTTCCAAAAGGAAGACCCATCCATCGCCGCTCAGATAACGCGAATTAAGGGACTGCAGGAGGAGCCTGACTTCATCTTCATGTGCAGTTCACTACCTGAAGGTCCCTCTGCGGTTCGCCAGATCAGAGCTGCGGGAATTGATTTGCCGATTTTGTCGGATACTGGCATGAGCGGCAATTTCTGGCTCAACGGGGTTCCCGGACTGAAGGACTTTTACGTACCCACGCTGATGTCGATCAACGGCGGTGACCCGCGTCCGGAGATCAATGCCTTCCTTGAAAAATATAAGGCTCGCTGGGGCGCCCTGCCCATCACGGAGTTCTCGGTTCTGGGCTATTGCGCAATCGAGCAGTGGGCGCGGGCAGTGGAAAAGGCGCAATCCGTTGAATCGGACGCGGTCCTGGCGGTGATGAACCAGTTTCGCGATGAGCCCATCACGTGTGGACCCACCTCCTACACCGATCAGATCCACATCCAGGTCAGCCGTCCGCAACTCATCATGAAGGTCGAGAACGGGGCCTTCCGTCCACAAGAATTGTACCGCAACGAGTTCGTACCGGATCTGAAACTGCTTCTGAGAAGCGGTCAGTGA
- a CDS encoding ABC transporter ATP-binding protein has translation MLEVQQIVAGYGRLTALKGIDITVRKGEIVFVVGPNGAGKSTLLKAVSGLISPVSGNVSFHGKSTAGNAPERICRSGLALIPEGRHIFKTLTVQENLLVGTLVRKNSAEVRADMEMVLDTFPILRERFNGVAGHLSGGEQQQLAIARAILQRPSLLMIDEPSLGLAPLVIDQVYESLRQLNQNGLTLLIVEQSTQRIMELASRIYVLRNGNVVLEGTPDKLTDGRDLDAAYFGFVSDAA, from the coding sequence ATGCTCGAAGTCCAGCAGATCGTTGCGGGGTACGGTCGTCTCACTGCACTTAAGGGAATAGACATAACTGTCCGCAAAGGTGAAATCGTCTTCGTGGTGGGCCCGAATGGAGCGGGTAAATCCACACTCCTGAAGGCGGTTTCCGGTCTAATTTCCCCTGTGTCAGGTAATGTCTCCTTTCATGGCAAGAGCACCGCCGGGAATGCACCCGAGCGCATCTGCCGGAGCGGTCTGGCGCTTATCCCCGAGGGCAGGCACATATTCAAGACGCTAACCGTACAGGAAAACCTGCTCGTCGGTACGCTGGTGCGGAAAAATTCCGCCGAAGTGAGGGCGGATATGGAGATGGTGCTCGATACCTTTCCCATCTTGCGAGAACGTTTCAACGGCGTTGCCGGTCACCTTTCAGGGGGAGAGCAGCAACAGCTTGCGATCGCCCGGGCCATCCTGCAGCGTCCTTCCCTGTTGATGATTGACGAGCCTTCCCTTGGCCTGGCTCCGCTGGTAATAGACCAGGTCTATGAGAGCTTGCGCCAGTTGAATCAAAACGGATTGACGCTACTGATCGTAGAGCAGTCCACGCAAAGAATAATGGAACTCGCTAGCCGTATATACGTCCTTCGGAACGGTAACGTGGTGCTGGAAGGCACACCGGACAAACTGACGGACGGACGTGACTTGGATGCGGCATATTTTGGTTTCGTATCTGACGCGGCATAG
- a CDS encoding SDR family NAD(P)-dependent oxidoreductase, producing MKIDLSGKTAIITGSTAGIGLAIAKGLAASGANVVINGRSQQAVDRAVAAIGDIQQNGLVAGFAGDLGSAEGCAGLVSAYPACDMLINNVGIYGPQDFFEASDALWERLFEVNVLSGVRLSRAYLPGMQKKGWGRVIFISSESALNVPADSIHYAFTKTGILSMARGLAKRMAGTGVTVNSVLPGPTVSEGVAAMLGADENSERSVEALTTEFVLKSRPSSIIRRAATGEEVANMVVYACSMQASATTGASLRVEGGIVDYL from the coding sequence TTGAAAATAGATCTTTCCGGCAAGACAGCCATCATAACAGGGTCGACCGCGGGCATTGGCCTTGCAATAGCAAAGGGCCTCGCCGCAAGCGGGGCAAATGTCGTCATCAACGGACGCAGCCAACAGGCCGTTGACCGGGCGGTGGCTGCTATAGGGGACATACAGCAAAACGGCTTGGTTGCGGGTTTTGCTGGTGATCTCGGATCGGCAGAGGGATGTGCCGGACTAGTCAGCGCTTATCCAGCCTGCGACATGCTGATCAACAACGTGGGCATCTATGGGCCCCAAGATTTCTTCGAGGCTTCCGATGCGTTGTGGGAGCGGCTCTTCGAAGTCAATGTCCTTTCCGGTGTTCGGCTTTCAAGGGCCTACCTGCCTGGCATGCAGAAGAAGGGTTGGGGCAGGGTCATATTCATTTCGTCTGAATCGGCTCTCAACGTTCCAGCGGATTCCATCCATTATGCCTTTACGAAGACGGGAATCTTGTCCATGGCGCGTGGGCTTGCCAAACGCATGGCGGGCACCGGCGTTACCGTGAATTCGGTTCTACCCGGCCCGACGGTGTCGGAGGGAGTGGCCGCCATGCTCGGAGCGGACGAGAATTCTGAAAGGTCCGTCGAGGCACTAACAACCGAGTTTGTCCTGAAAAGTCGGCCGTCTTCAATTATCCGCCGCGCGGCAACGGGCGAGGAGGTGGCCAACATGGTGGTGTATGCCTGCTCCATGCAGGCCTCGGCCACGACCGGCGCTTCGCTGCGGGTGGAAGGTGGGATCGTAGACTACCTGTAG
- a CDS encoding acetamidase/formamidase family protein translates to MTTKVIKKENLKYQMTTADEFVAQISPGEDVTVECEIAYNGGLVTSLEAELSLDDFRYPFFNPLTGPIEVKGAKAGQMICVRIKSMELDEIGLTGLMPHSGLFQEWIFNRDKKFSRFKPVRIADGLVHWDEKRTLPVAPMAGVIGVAPAYGSILSLDNGEHGGNIDVQEMGPGCTVYLPVNADGAYFYIGDCHARQGDGEVCGVGAIDVGARITLAIDIKDRPTRMTWPRFEDATHIGTVGLGRPLEDAMRVAYREMIYWLADEYGFSEPDAYMLLSSIAEGRATQIMNPKSTYVCKVRKDFIS, encoded by the coding sequence ATGACAACGAAGGTGATTAAGAAAGAAAACTTAAAATATCAAATGACCACGGCGGACGAGTTTGTCGCTCAAATATCTCCTGGTGAAGACGTCACGGTCGAATGCGAAATTGCTTATAATGGCGGGCTTGTCACGTCGCTTGAAGCGGAGTTGAGCCTTGATGACTTCCGCTACCCCTTTTTCAATCCGCTAACCGGGCCGATCGAAGTCAAGGGGGCCAAAGCCGGTCAGATGATCTGTGTGCGAATCAAGTCCATGGAGCTGGACGAGATTGGGCTGACGGGATTGATGCCGCATAGTGGATTGTTCCAAGAGTGGATTTTCAACCGCGATAAAAAGTTCTCGAGGTTTAAGCCGGTTCGGATCGCAGACGGCCTCGTCCATTGGGACGAGAAGAGAACTCTTCCTGTGGCGCCTATGGCCGGTGTTATTGGCGTGGCTCCTGCCTACGGTAGCATCTTGAGCCTCGATAATGGGGAGCATGGTGGGAATATTGACGTGCAGGAGATGGGGCCGGGGTGCACCGTATATCTGCCGGTCAATGCGGATGGCGCCTATTTTTACATCGGGGACTGCCATGCCCGCCAAGGAGATGGCGAAGTCTGCGGCGTAGGCGCGATCGATGTCGGCGCACGTATTACGCTGGCAATCGATATCAAAGATCGGCCGACACGCATGACATGGCCCCGGTTTGAAGACGCGACGCATATTGGTACGGTCGGATTGGGTCGACCTCTCGAAGACGCGATGCGTGTCGCTTATCGTGAGATGATTTACTGGCTGGCCGATGAGTACGGTTTCTCCGAGCCGGATGCCTACATGCTGCTGTCGTCGATCGCGGAAGGTCGCGCGACTCAGATCATGAACCCGAAATCCACATATGTGTGCAAGGTAAGGAAAGACTTCATCAGCTAA
- a CDS encoding mandelate racemase/muconate lactonizing enzyme family protein — translation MTRGGIRINRVELAVCRLPLEKPVLLGSVRVESRDYVCLRVVTNAGVEGFSIGYRSGSNLFEALQIIAPRLIGRDALMRQAFNLEFETAHIPARAGYVRALSLIDVALWDIAAKAAGIPLYILLGGLRTEVPAMPVVGFSYAERAIAEIEDEIERHCGDDETLLKVMIKGPDVAANTRYIHALASRFAGKANLAVDTHWSWRSISEALETCRRIDDCNLAFIEDPFLPQQWRLAGELRAKLKTPVAVGEDVLDPYGFLDLVQNVDVLRVDATGSGGVMAAMNAIALAAAHGRRVLPHVFPYLHLHIACAQKTVMAVEYIPEHTGTDPIRKLLTEFPTIKRGKFQVSDQPGAGCALQWTAVREHAESACTFE, via the coding sequence CAGGATCAACCGAGTGGAGCTCGCTGTTTGCAGGCTCCCGCTCGAAAAACCCGTCCTTCTCGGCTCGGTTCGGGTTGAAAGCCGCGACTACGTCTGCTTGCGCGTCGTGACTAACGCGGGGGTGGAAGGTTTCTCGATAGGATACAGGAGCGGCAGCAACTTGTTCGAGGCGTTGCAGATAATTGCGCCGCGCCTGATCGGGCGAGATGCCCTGATGCGACAAGCCTTCAATTTGGAGTTCGAGACAGCTCACATACCTGCAAGAGCAGGCTACGTCAGAGCCCTCAGCCTGATCGATGTCGCCCTTTGGGACATTGCGGCAAAAGCCGCCGGAATTCCCTTGTACATCTTGTTGGGTGGCTTGCGCACCGAGGTGCCGGCAATGCCTGTCGTCGGCTTTTCCTATGCAGAACGTGCGATAGCGGAAATCGAAGACGAGATTGAACGCCATTGCGGGGACGATGAGACCTTACTGAAGGTGATGATAAAAGGGCCGGATGTCGCAGCGAATACTAGATATATTCACGCCCTTGCCTCCAGGTTCGCCGGCAAGGCCAATTTGGCCGTGGATACTCACTGGTCGTGGCGGTCAATCTCTGAAGCGCTGGAAACGTGCAGGCGGATTGATGACTGCAATCTCGCTTTTATCGAGGATCCCTTTCTTCCGCAGCAATGGCGTCTCGCCGGTGAACTTCGGGCGAAGCTGAAGACACCGGTTGCCGTTGGCGAGGATGTCCTTGATCCTTATGGTTTCCTTGATCTTGTGCAAAATGTCGATGTCCTGCGCGTGGATGCAACAGGAAGCGGAGGTGTTATGGCAGCGATGAATGCGATAGCACTTGCGGCCGCTCACGGAAGACGGGTTCTTCCTCACGTGTTCCCCTATCTGCATCTCCACATTGCGTGCGCGCAAAAAACAGTCATGGCCGTGGAATACATCCCTGAACACACGGGGACTGACCCCATCCGAAAGCTTCTGACAGAGTTTCCGACCATAAAACGTGGAAAGTTCCAGGTATCAGACCAGCCTGGTGCGGGCTGCGCGTTGCAATGGACGGCGGTGCGCGAACACGCGGAATCAGCTTGTACATTCGAATGA